The following DNA comes from Rhodopseudomonas boonkerdii.
TCCACACCTCTCCCTACCGGGGAGAGGTCGAAACCATGGCGAAGCGAAGGTTTCGGGTGAGAGGGTGCCACAAACTCTGCCCGTGCCCCCTCACCCGCTCCGGCTTCGCCGGATCGACCTCTCCCCGGCGGGGAGAGGTGAAGACAGAGGCTTGAGCCTCGCGCGCATTCCCCCGATATACTCGCCCCATGCCGCGCACACCCGTCTACATCATCTGTTCGACACGCCCACAGGTCGGCAAGACCCTGATGGCGCGTTTGCTGACGGAGTTTCTCAAGCTGCAGCGTGGCGGCGTCACCGCCTTTGATGTCAGCTTGAAGGAACCGTCGCTACTCGACTTCCTGCCCCGGCTGACCGAAACGGCCGATATCGACGACACCTTCGGCAAGATGGCGCTGATGGATCGGCTGATCGTCCATGACGACATGGCGAAGGTGATCGACCTCGGCTACCACGCCTTCGACGAATTCTTCAGAATGACGGCGGAAATCGGCTTTGCGAAGGAAGCCGCCCGCCGCGGCGTGGCGCCGATCGTGCTGTTCATGGGCGACAGCGACCGCGCATCGCTGCGCGCCTATACGATGCTGCAACAGCAATATCCGCAGCGCGCGCTCTATGTGATCGACAATGAGCAAGTCCTGCGCGGGGAGATTCCGCCAGTGCTCGCGCAAGGAAAGATGCTGCACGTCGCTGCACTGCCGCCATTTCTGAAGACCTATATCGACCGGCTGAATTTTTCCTTCACCGGCTATCTGCGGTCGGAGCACGATTCGTCCACGGAGCTGCATCAGTGGATCCGGCGCAATTACTTTGCGTTTCGGGAGATCGAGCTGGGGCTGCTGCTGATGTGAGGATGGGCAGACCATCCGCTATCATTGCCCGCTAAAGCGGGCAATCCAGTATGCGGTGGCACTAATGTGCCTCTCACAGCCCGTGTCTACTGGCCACCCGGTCAAGCCGGGTGACGACAGTTGGAGCCTAGTGCCCCTCGAACGTCATCAGAGTCCGCACCGGCACATCCATGGCGCGGAGCTTCGCGGCGCCGCCGAGGTCCGGCAGATCGATGATGAAGCAGGCCGCCACCACATCGGCGCCGATCTGGCGCATCAGCCTCACCGCGCCTTCGGCCGTGCCGCCGGTGGCGATGAGGTCGTCAACCAGGATCACGCGTTCGCCGGGCTTGATGGCATCCGCATGCACTTCCATCTCGTCGATGCCATATTCGAGGGAGTAAGCGATGCGCACGGTGGTGTGCGGCAGCTTGCCCTTCTTGCGGATCGGCACAAAGCCGGCCGATACCTGATGCGCCACGGCGCCGCCGATAATGAAGCCACGGGCCTCCATGCCGGCGACCTTGTCGATCTTCGAACCGGCCCAGGGATGTACCAGCTCATCCACCGCGCGGCGGAAGGAGCGGGCATCGCCGAGCAGTGTGGTGATGTCACGAAACAGGATGCCCGGCTTCGGATAATCCCGAATCGTGCGGACGGAAGCCTTGAGGTCGTGAGCGAGTTCAGGGGTCATCATGATCTCTGTTTCGGTCAAATTCGGGCGGCGGTGAGCGTCCCGCCCAGCTGGCATAGCCAATTTGGCCGGGGCGAAGCAATCCGGATGCCACAAACACTCCGGATTACCTCGCCCACCGGT
Coding sequences within:
- a CDS encoding adenine phosphoribosyltransferase, encoding MTPELAHDLKASVRTIRDYPKPGILFRDITTLLGDARSFRRAVDELVHPWAGSKIDKVAGMEARGFIIGGAVAHQVSAGFVPIRKKGKLPHTTVRIAYSLEYGIDEMEVHADAIKPGERVILVDDLIATGGTAEGAVRLMRQIGADVVAACFIIDLPDLGGAAKLRAMDVPVRTLMTFEGH